From one Trifolium pratense cultivar HEN17-A07 linkage group LG1, ARS_RC_1.1, whole genome shotgun sequence genomic stretch:
- the LOC123909547 gene encoding probable disease resistance RPP8-like protein 2 → MADVGIVFGVLRLANKLSKILIEEYAVLGSGTVRQVAWIERELRSMQEMLEQVGQHGYGEQKQDLNEWEEKLKEIARDADDVIETFLIKSVKRRRSGVMYWIDKHKVGKELEKIRQRMRDISQIGISNIVSVSVETAAEGETSSSSTITTATTLAMEKLDHILSQCLSTDDEVVEIVEQVKDGLGKLQNINLISPRSERENVWLEEVKELCNYTETVGCNFILAKERQSKMGWLKTVLYLSDDYASENKFMKQMKYIRTRIGDAVDRSLTYGVGAQLDMGVGFKKTTPVPDLAQESLIIAHIQLLIIYAFISFFHLQKECIWFIIILHFFMFDGEQGRTTKGISKSRLKKIKKVKEWQRRWHLRFCYPVIYLPSFLLFQFQPVLATFLFILGYSLIKVIELRLKKKKMKWKGREIIRRFWRVIVIYLPIFILFQFQPGLATFLFILSYSLINVIVWSLKKKKKKKEKKNKWKRRQLIRRFLLFLFFSSILILLVFHPVLESRPVLTTFIIILSSPLVEVIVWTVNLRRSMDNNLKCTQIYLALLRAFLSDTTESAEGLNKRQRVWVDQLRVVSQNGQSLIDAYPKGKGGCLSRIKFAKDINFLLKEILDISDRKAIYGIANIQTTQQELGPLLGVQESDIENEIIVEHDENSGATPAAAANFSYRPVTGLKEKVQSIRGEKELMDALLLDAQEMGELDGRSKIWVEQLKGISLEAQSIIIKYDAKLKHKPILIYIFKYRTRQIVNKKIDGIRNKIEDAYRRRKAYGLVQIQSRVVTKVQILRARMQPSLIARESSVVGFDDDTQVLMAELLSDEKHRCITWIVGIGGTGKTTLAKLIFEDNTVVAHFQRRLWVSLPSDCTTNQLIAEIGKEAAKQIAVEEGEILSTDYILETLARAKYLVVVDGIKETSQVYLDTLNRVIPDMSTGSRVLFTTRNANVAQHATSTVFVHPLQLLDDETSWRLFTRHFKANIPPESEKELLKVEKEIVMKCGGLPSQILKMSDLLSHRNVMHEEWLSMLGGQQFSEDQIQSWSETLDTINTNLPSYLRRCLFYFLQFPAEFAIPVRRLVVLWVAENLVHRTEDDEVPLELVAEKYLTELIDQNMVQVAKRKRNGKVKTCRLPSALRQLWLTKANESRFLQGHRSAMDSNADPKMSIIRRVADHLDKNDIWNDHIHGDITDPTSLPTYYKDVLSFISFDTQEGSKPGQQVGNFLKGCISSDCFLLLRVLDLERVYKPNLPNRIARLSRLRYLGLRWTYLESLPSSISKLLKLQTLDLKHTYIHTLPTSIWKMELRHLFLSETYRTKFPPQPKGNSLSDLQTLWGLFVDEESPVKDGLDRLVNITKLGLACQSMSLNQEAMIAQLEAVADWITTLEYLQSLRLKSRDEEGQPWILHLKSFEKNVNLTDMYLLGSLSSSSLPLSQFPLSLIDLTLSHSKLQDDPMKLLKDFPNLRTLCLLAESYMGTTMVCESQSFPRLQLLKLWVLEQLEEWTLEPGALPCLRQLEIRSCPRLILLPDGLKHVNTLLELKLTNMPMDIIVEVHNIPPNCQVVQTNFQ, encoded by the coding sequence ATGGCTGATGTTGGAATCGTATTTGGGGTATTACGCTTGGCAAACAAACTATCCAAAATCCTGATTGAAGAGTACGCAGTGTTGGGCAGCGGGACAGTTAGGCAGGTAGCATGGATTGAAAGAGAGCTGAGGTCAATGCAAGAAATGTTGGAACAGGTCGGGCAGCACGGGTACGGtgaacaaaaacaagatttgaATGAATGGGAAGAGAAGTTAAAGGAAATTGCCCGTGATGCAGATGATGTGATAGAAACGTTCCTGATAAAATCGGTGAAGAGGAGGAGGAGTGGAGTTATGTATTGGATAGACAAACACAAGGTTGGGAAAGAGCTGGAGAAGATCCGCCAAAGGATGAGAGACATCTCTCAGATTGGAATATCAAATATTGTCAGTGTCTCAGTTGAAACAGCTGCAGAAGGAGAAACATCTTCATCGTCCACCATCACCACCGCCACTACACTAGCTATGGAGAAGCTTGATCACATTCTGAGTCAATGTTTAAGTACCGATGATGAGGTGGTGGAGATAGTTGAACAAGTAAAAGATGGTCTTGGAAAActacaaaatattaatttgatttcaCCAAGAAGTGAAAGAGAAAATGTATGGTTGGAAGAGGTGAAGGAACTTTGCAATTATACTGAAACTGTTGGGTGTAATTTCATTCTTGCCAAGGAAAGACAGTCTAAAATGGGTTGGCTTAAAACAGTACTTTATCTTTCAGATGATTATGCTtctgaaaataaatttatgaagCAAATGAAGTATATTAGGACTCGTATCGGAGATGCAGTTGATAGAAGTTTGACTTACGGAGTTGGGGCACAATTAGACATGGGAGTGGGATTCAAAAAAACAACACCCGTCCCAGACTTGGCACAAGAGAGCTTGATAATTGCACACATCCAATTACTTATTATTTAtgcttttatttcttttttccaCTTGCAAAAAGAGTGCATCTGGTTTATAATAATCTTACACTTTTTCATGTTTGATGGAGAACAAGGAAGAACAACAAAAGGTATATCCAAATCCAGACTGAAGAAGATTAAGAAAGTGAAGGAATGGCAAAGAAGATGGCATCTGCGCTTCTGTTACCCTGTGATTTATTTACCGAGTTTCCTCCTGTTTCAGTTTCAGCCTGTCCTCGCAACATTCCTTTTCATCTTGGGTTATTCACTTATTAAAGTTATTGAGTtgaggttgaagaagaagaagatgaaatggAAGGGAAGAGAAATAATAAGACGGTTTTGGCGCGTCATTGTAATTTATTTACCGATTTTCATCCTGTTTCAGTTTCAGCCTGGCCTGGCAACTTTCCTTTTCATCTTGAGTTATTCACTTATTAATGTTATTGTGTGGAGtctgaagaaaaagaagaagaagaaggaaaagaagaacAAATGGAAGAGAAGGCAACTAATAAGACGGTTTCTGctcttcttgtttttttcatCGATTTTGATCCTGTTGGTGTTTCACCCTGTCCTGGAATCTCGCCCTGTCCTGACAACGTTTATCATCATCTTGAGTTCTCCACTTGTTGAAGTTATTGTGTGGACTGTGAATTTGCGGAGGTCTATGGACAATAATTTGAAGTGTACGCAAATATATTTAGCTCTACTGCGTGCGTTTTTGAGTGATACGACCGAAAGTGCAGAAGGCCTAAATAAAAGACAGAGAGTGTGGGTGGATCAACTGAGAGTCGTGTCTCAAAATGGCCAGTCTCTTATTGATGCATATCCAAAAGGTAAGGGTGGTTGTTTGAGCAGAATTAAGTTTGCCAAGGATATCAACTTTTTGTTGAAAGAAATTCTTGATATATCAGATAGGAAGGCCATTTATGGCATTGCAAATATTCAAACAACACAACAAGAGCTTGGACCTTTATTGGGCGTACAAGAAAGCGATATTGAGAATGAAATCATTGTTGAACACGATGAAAATTCTGGTGCTACACCAGCAGCAGCTGCCAACTTCTCGTATCGGCCTGTCACAGGGCTCAAAGAGAAGGTCCAATCAATCAGAGGTGAAAAGGAATTGATGGATGCACTGCTTTTGGATGCACAAGAGATGGGAGAACTAGATGGAAGATCCAAAATCTGGGTGGAACAACTGAAAGGTATTTCCCTTGAAGCTCAATCCATCATTATCAAATATGATGCAAAATTGAAGCATAAGCCCATTCTCATCTACATTTTTAAGTACCGGACCCGGCAGATTGTTAATAAGAAGATAGATGGTATcagaaacaaaattgaagatGCTTATAGGAGAAGAAAAGCATATGGTTTGGTGCAAATTCAAAGCCGAGTTGTAACCAAGGTTCAAATATTACGTGCAAGGATGCAACCGTCTCTCATTGCCAGGGAGTCAAGTGTGGTTGGATTTGATGATGACACACAAGTTCTAATGGCCGAGTTGCTGTCGGACGAGAAACATCGCTGTATTACTTGGATTGTTGGAATTGGAGGTACAGGCAAGACAACACTAGCCAAGTTGATATTTGAAGACAACACTGTTGTAGCTCATTTTCAGCGTCGCCTATGGGTGTCACTTCCTTCAGATTGTACGACAAACCAGTTGATTGCAGAAATTGGCAAGGAAGCCGCCAAGCAAATTGCTGTAGAAGAAGGAGAAATCTTGTCCACTGATTACATACTTGAAACCTTGGCGCGTGCAAAGTACCTTGTAGTTGTTGATGGCATAAAAGAAACCTCTCAAGTATACTTGGATACCTTGAACCGGGTCATACCCGACATGTCAACGGGAAGCAGAGTTCTTTTTACCACTCGCAATGCAAATGTAGCCCAACATGCAACAAGTACAGTCTTTGTTCACCCACTACAGTTATTAGATGATGAAACTAGTTGGAGGTTGTTCACAAGACATTTTAAGGCAAACATTCCACCCGAGTCAGAAAAAGAACTTCTCAAGgttgaaaaagaaattgtgaTGAAATGTGGGGGTCTGCCATCAcaaatattgaaaatgagtgATTTGCTTTCACATAGAAATGTTATGCACGAGGAGTGGTTAAGCATGTTGGGAGGGCAACAATTCAGTGAAGATCAAATACAAAGTTGGTCTGAAACGCTGGACACAATTAATACAAACTTACCTTCTTATCTAAGAAGATGTCTATTTTACTTTTTGCAATTCCCTGCTGAATTTGCGATCCCTGTCAGAAGGTTGGTTGTTTTGTGGGTTGCCGAGAATCTGGTTCATCGGACAGAAGATGACGAAGTGCCCCTGGAGCTAGTTGCAGAAAAGTACTTGACAGAGTTGATAGATCAGAACATGGTCCAAGTTGCCAAGAGAAAGCGCAACGGAAAGGTGAAAACATGTCGTCTCCCTAGTGCTTTGCGGCAACTCTGGTTGACAAAGGCTAATGAGTCTAGATTTCTACAAGGCCACCGATCTGCCATGGATTCCAATGCAGACCCAAAAATGTCCATTATTCGCCGGGTTGCAGATCATCTTGATAAAAATGATATCTGGAACGATCATATTCATGGTGACATTACTGATCCAACTTCCCTTCCAACCTACTACAAGGACGTTCTCTCCTTTATCTCCTTTGATACTCAAGAGGGGAGTAAACCTGGGCAACAAGTAGGTAACTTTCTCAAGGGATGTATTTCAAGTGATTGCTTCTTACTCCTTCGGGTGCTTGATCTTGAGCGTGTTTACAAGCCTAATTTGCCTAATCGTATAGCAAGACTTTCACGGCTAAGGTATCTTGGCTTGAGATGGACCTACTTAGAGTCACTTCCATCATCTATAAGCAAGTTGTTGAAGCTACAGACACTTGATCTCAAACATACTTACATACATACTCTACCTACCTCAATCTGGAAGATGGAACTCAGACACTTGTTCTTGAGTGAGACTTACCGCACAAAATTTCCACCTCAACCAAAAGGTAATTCTCTCTCTGACCTCCAAACATTGTGGGGACTGTTTGTAGATGAGGAGAGTCCAGTGAAGGATGGCTTGGACAGATTGGTCAATATCACAAAATTGGGATTAGCGTGCCAATCAATGTCACTAAACCAAGAGGCAATGATAGCTCAACTTGAGGCCGTGGCTGACTGGATTACTACATTAGAGTACCTTCAATCATTGAGACTAAAATCTAGAGATGAAGAAGGCCAACCATGGATTTTACACTTGAAGTCCTTCGAAAAAAATGTGAATCTCACTGACATGTATTTGCTAGGAAGCTTGAGCAGTTCATCTCTTCCTCTTTCCCAATTTCCACTGAGCCTCATTGATCTTACCCTATCACATTCGAAACTACAAGATGACCCCATGAAACTTTTGAAAGATTTTCCAAACCTTCGGACACTGTGTTTACTTGCAGAGTCATACATGGGAACAACTATGGTTTGCGAATCTCAAAGCTTTCCTCGGCTTCAATTATTAAAGCTTTGGGTGCTGGAGCAATTAGAGGAATGGACTTTAGAACCAGGAGCGCTCCCTTGCCTCAGACAACTGGAAATCAGATCGTGTCCGCGCCTAATATTGCTTCCTGATGGACTAAAGCATGTCAATACCTTGCTTGAGTTGAAGTTAACAAACATGCCTATGGATATAATTGTTGAGGTGCATAACATCCCACCCAATTGTCAAGTCGTCCAAACTAATTTTCAGTAG
- the LOC123909724 gene encoding uncharacterized protein LOC123909724: MLLAVVASLIYSRETSDNQTTPSLAKVWNVLELRILVAVSLFLQMVLIFLGNRRKYIVDKRLQLLIWFTYLSADWIATVALGILSKDTKDHKKDTNFAIMAIWAPFLLVHLGGPDTITAYSLEDNQLWPRHMLELLYQLAVAVYVVYRSWNTDPLKYVTVPIVMAGIIKYGERTWSLRSGSNDGFRESILPPPDPGPNYAKFMDDYTAKKDEGYHVTLDEINETTPLVLDHNSQGETGIPNANIPDAQALRDGFKYYNIPECLFADLIFSFQDHKSSQFFFHSSNWKDAFKAIEVELGLIYDMLYTKAVVTYSYRGILLKSVSFFCTLFAFIAFSFLIFKQSVDNKLDFKGHKHWNYDMIITFVLFIGAILLEIYAVIVLLSSSWVMNWLRKHKNRRVDLLYKFIWFCQFCFKLSHTIRWSNQMSQFNLISFCLKDEPVKCIKLQKLFHIYMFFEKSYYQKAKQVSEGLKELIFDQLKEKSEEAEDIQACKKLCAHKGDRVLNKWSCDNVPDINRSIKEVEFDQSILLWHIATDLCYSSEYNEHQILNRVAQQSREESQLLSDYMLYLLVICPFLLPNGIGQIRFEDTCAEVDELLKERKYIKERNQACKMILRVNTVIPPSEVKGDRSKSVLFDACRLAKSLQSLETEEHWTKERKWKMISNVWVEMLCHAASQCRGLNHAKQLSQGGELLTHVWLLMAHLGITEQFQISKGHVRAKLKLS; this comes from the exons ATGTTACTCGCTG TTGTTGCCAGTTTGATATATTCAAGAGAAACATCAGATAATCAGACTACTCCGAGTCTGGCAAAAGTGTGGAATGTATTGGAACTACGGATTTTGGTTGCTGTTAGTCTCTTCTTACAAATGGTACTCATCTTTTTAGGTAACCGAAGGAAGTATATAGTTGATAAAAGGCTACAATTGTTGATATGGTTCACCTATCTGTCAGCCGATTGGATTGCTACCGTTGCTCTAGGAATTCTTTCTAAAGACACTAAAGATCATAAGAAAGACACCAACTTTGCGATTATGGCCATATGGGCACCATTTCTTCTTGTGCATCTTGGTGGCCCCGACACAATCACTGCCTACTCCCTTGAGGACAACCAACTATGGCCACGACATATGCTAGAATTACTCTATCAGTTAGCAGTTGCAGTTTATGTTGTTTACCGGTCATGGAACACCGATCCCCTTAAGTATGTCACTGTTCCTATTGTCATGGCAGGAATAATCAAATATGGCGAGAGGACTTGGTCGTTACGATCCGGAAGCAACGATGGATTTAGAGAATCAATTCTCCCTCCTCCAGACCCAGGACCAAACTATGCTAAATTCATGGATGATTACACTGCTAAAAAAGATGAAGGTTATCATGTTACCTTAGACGAAATTAATGAAACTACTCCCTTAGTGTTGGATCATAATTCTCAAGGGGAAACCGGAATACCAAATGCCAATATTCCAGATGCTCAAGCTTTACGTGATGGATTCAAATACTACAACATTCCTGAGTGCCTATTTGCAGATCTCATCTTTAGTTTTCAAGACCACAAAAGCAGTCAATTTTTCTTTCACAGTTCTAATTGGAAAGATGCTTTTAAAGCAATAGAGGTTGAGCTAGGATTAATATATGATATGCTATATACAAAGGCAGTGGTAACATATTCCTACCGCGGCATCTTGCTCAAATCTGTGAGCTTTTTCTGTACGCTCTTTGCATTCATCGCCTTTTCTTTTCTGATATTTAAACAAAGTGTAGATAATAAACTCGATTTTAAAGGACACAAACACTGGAATTATGATATGATTATCACTTTTGTGCTTTTCATTGGGGCTATTCTTCTTGAGATATATGCGGTCATTGTTTTACTTTCTTCAAGTTGGGTAATGAATTGGCTGAGAAAGCATAAGAATCGGAGAGTGGATCTTCTCTACAAGTTCATTTGGTTTTGTCAATTTTGTTTCAAACTTTCACACACTATCAGGTGGTCTAATCAAATGTCCCAATTCAACCTCATAAGTTTTTGCTTGAAAGATGAGCCAGTCAAATGTATCAAATTGCAGAAACTCTTTcacatatatatgttttttgagAAGTCTTACTATCAAAAAGCAAAACAAGTCTCTGAAGGATTGAAGGAACTCATTTTTGACCAGCTTAAGGAAAAGTCTGAGGAAGCGGAAGATATTCAAGCATGTAAAAAGTTATGTGCTCACAAGGGTGATCGAGTTCTTAACAAATGGAGTTGTGATAATGTTCCTGACATAAACCGGAGCATTAAGGAAGTAGAGTTTGACCAGAGCATTCTGCTTTGGCATATTGCTACAGACCTTTGTTATTCTTCAGAATATAATGAGCACCAAATCTTAAATCGCGTTGCTCAACAAAGTCGTGAAGAAAGTCAATTGTTGTCGGATTATATGTTATATCTTCTTGTTATATGTCCTTTTTTGTTGCCCAATGGAATAGGACAAATCAGATTTGAAGACACGTGTGCAGAGGTGGATGAACTTTTGAAAGAGAGAAAAtacataaaagaaagaaatcaaGCTTGCAAGATGATACTTAGAGTGAATACAGTTATTCCACCATCAGAGGTTAAAGGTGATAGAAGCAAATCTGTGTTGTTTGATGCGTGTAGGCTTGCCAAATCACTGCAATCTTTAGAAACGGAGGAGCATTGGACCAAAGAAAGGAAATGGAAAATGATAAGTAATGTTTGGGTGGAGATGTTGTGTCATGCAGCAAGCCAATGTAGAGGACTCAATCATGCTAAACAACTTAGCCAAGGTGGTGAGTTGCTTACCCATGTCTGGCTTTTGATGGCTCATTTAGGTATAACTGAACAATTTCAGATTTCTAAAGGTCATGTAAGGGCAAAGTTGAAGCTCTCATAA